From a single Bufo bufo chromosome 9, aBufBuf1.1, whole genome shotgun sequence genomic region:
- the BARHL2 gene encoding barH-like 2 homeobox protein: MEGSSFGIDTILSNAGSGSPGLLNGDFSRDGRDFRNQGPLSPGSEIDTVGSSPSSPISVTMEAADQHRLVDSAHLHHLHHSHQQAPPQQQQSPPQQAAQLATAPRTSTSSFLIKDILGDSKPLAACAPYSTSVSSPHHTPKHEGNVASESFRPKLEHEMQDGKSKGEKLRDDLHSDMKGHGTKEEGDREISSSRDSPPVRSKKPRKARTAFSDHQLNQLERSFERQKYLSVQDRMDLAAALNLTDTQVKTWYQNRRTKWKRQTAVGLELLAEAGNYSALQRMFPSPYFYHPSLLSSMDSTTAAAAAAAMYSSMYRTPPAPHPQLQRPLVPRVLIHGLGPGGQPALNPLGNPIPGTPHNR, encoded by the exons ATGGAAGGATCCAGTTTTGGGATAGACACGATATTGTCCAATGCTGGTTCTGGCAGCCCTGGCCTGTTGAATGGAGACTTTAGCCGGGATGGCagagattttaggaaccagggtcctctctctcctggttCGGAAATAGACACTGTTGGGAGTTCTCCTTCATCTCCTATTTCAGTTACAATGGAGGCGGCAGATCAGCACCGGCTGGTGGACAGCGCacacctccatcacctccaccacAGTCACCAGCAGGCACCcccacagcagcagcagtcacccccACAGCAGGCAGCTCAGCTGGCCACTGCCCCCAGGACTTCCACCTCTTCCTTCTTAATTAAAGACATTTTGGGAGACAGCAAACCCCTAGCTGCCTGTGCCCCTTACAGCACCAGTGTGTCCTCCCCTCATCATACTCCCAAGCATGAGGGCAATGTGGCTTCAGAAAGTTTTCGACCCAAACTAGAACATGAGATGCAAGATGGCAAGAGCAAAGGAGAAAAACTACGAGATGACCTGCATTCAGATATGAAAGGGCATG GTACAAAGGAAGAAGGAGACAGAGAAATTTCAAGCAGCCGGGACAGTCCTCCTGTCAGATCCAAGAAGCCCAGGAAGGCGAGGACGGCCTTTTCAGATCACCAGCTCAATCAGCTAGAGAGGAGCTTCGAGAGGCAGAAGTATCTGAGTGTACAAGACCGAATGGACCTGGCAGCAGCACTGAACCTCACAGACACCCAAGTCAAGACCTGGTACCAGAACCGAAG GACAAAGTGGAAGAGGCAGACAGCAGTGGGTCTGGAGCTCCTGGCTGAGGCTGGCAATTACTCTGCTCTTCAGAGGATGTTCCCTTCTCCTTATTTCTATCACCCAAGCCTACTGAGCAGTATGGACAGCACCACAGCAGCCGCAGCAGCTGCAGCCATGTACAGCAGCATGTACAGGACTCCCCCTGCCCCCCACCCTCAGTTACAGAGACCCTTAGTCCCCAGGGTTCTCATCCATGGCCTAGGTCCTGGGGGGCAACCAGCTCTTAACCCTTTGGGTAACCCCATCCCAGGCACCCCCCACAATCGGTGA